CTTGCAATTCTTCTGTGTCATTACTAGATTTAGTCACTGTCTTATTCAGGTATGTATGTGGGATAATAAACCTTACAACTAATATTTTGGACAAAATCTACATGTTTCCGTGTACTGACAATTAAAGGGACATTCAGCAGTTTTCAATTTAGCTCAGTTTTTAGCTAAGATTAGTTGTAGTTAGCATACAAGCTAGTTGAGCTACACAGATACAGACTGatatttttctgaaaatatttgtCACTTCACGTTTTTTATTCCACAGCTCAGTTCATTTGAGCGTAGCTCCCTCAGCGTTCAGCTGCTTTTTTGCATCActtgaaaatgtaaatatcCCATATCCTGTTTCTAATGCCTAAAAGTCATATCCTCAATAGCGTGattcttcttttggctgttaAACTGTATCACAAAATTTTATATCACACTATATTACTTATCacattgtgttttttctctctctttgaataGCAGTGTCGCTGCCGTGTCTCTTTTTGTTACATTGCTGCTCCCCTTTGTTGTTGATGCTGCATTGCTTGTTTGACATTATTCTATATCAGTCCTCGTTTGTTTTTATATCTCAACAGCGTTGCACTGCATCACCCTTCATGCAGTCATTTCTTATGTTCATGTGACAAAGACAAATATCTTCTTAATCATTTAACCTTCAGACACACAGACGCTAAAAAAAGCCTCTCGATCAGATCTCACAGTCCCATGAAATTAGAATGAATCGAACCCACGCAGGCAAATTTTAGTACACTATATGTAGCACCTCAAACATTCTCACCGTGGTGTAGGTaggtgtttttcatttatttattattcaaaaATTGAATAAATTGTTTATTATTCAAAAACTGAATTAATGAATGTTAGTCTGTATGCAATAAAAATAGTACAATATAAGATATACATGTCAAAAAGCTAAACAAGCTGATAGTGTGTCAGATTTTACAGATGGCATGCTGtacatctttttttaaagagataAGACACGCAGAATGGCATTTATCAGTTTAAAGGATCAACAGTGTTTCTCAGGATTTCACTGCAGTTGCAGTTACCAACTTAAGAGTGCCTTTGATCTtagtttcctttttaaaatgttctttctATAAGTGGTCTCACCTTGTGTGGGGAGgttatttatatgtttacagAGTATGAACAGCAGTATCTTCATCACTTTCtcactctggcttcctcctaaacgcacagctgtgaattagtgGTGGGTAAACATTTCCTCTTTCATCATTTACTGGCTCACTCAGTGCTgcttatagattttttttttttaaagctttcccAGTCTTTTTCTGTCATACTCTCACACTCTTATGACTGTAATTAGACACTTTCACGCCACACTGCCTCGCTTTTTCCTATACCTGCTTTGTCTCATTTTGCTCAGTACTGCACGGTTCTGCTTTCACTTCAGTAATGGGAATCACTGTTCTCTAGACTGACCTTTCTGGGTTCCGTGGAGGAATCCTGGGTGGAGGAATGGAAGGTGCAGCACTGACCGGCCGTGGCGGTCGCGGTGGAGCAGAGAGGCTTTCTATCGAGTcctttaaaaatacaattaaatgtATATGTGACCACACTTGAAACACTTCAAAATGAAACAGTCTAATGCTGTTGTTTTCCAGCTGAATCAGTTAGTGAATAGTTTACTGGATAAAGATAACAGTCCACACCTTTTCTTTAAAATCACTTATTAGTTTAACTAATTTCACTAGAAATACCGTCAAGAACTTTAAAGTCCCAAATTCttggcaaaacacacaaagatcacACAGTTTTTAACTGGTTTCTCGCACTTTAAAGAAcatgtgaataataataataaaaaaaaatttccaatcAATGTATTTTTTGTTGGTTGCAGGCTTATCATTGGATATTAGACACTTAGGATAAAAGTTGGGGTTTCAGAGAGTAAAAGGTCACTGTTCTGGTTACACCCTGAGCAAATCATTAAACAGTGTGAGTCAGGCTTCTAAGAtatgacaaaaaagaaacatgtgTCATGGCATCCAGCTCAGTAATCTTTCTGTCATCTTGACAACATGCAGCAAATGTTAATGAAAACTTGGAGGAACCTCTTTCGTAAAgaacatatatttatatactgcCTGGTATTTTAGGAAATGAAAAGGTGAAGTAAGAGGgtagaataaaacaaaactgaacattaGACTCTCTACTGCTCATGTAGTTACGTCGTGCAGATGTCTATGGTCACACGTATGCAGCATCACAGGAGAAAGGGAAGTTTTAGTGTGGAACAAACAGCTAGCACAAAATGATGCAATTCTGTGTAAAGATTGCAGTTACTGTACCACATGCCTCGAAGATGCATTTGTACCCATTGTTAATTCCAGCTCACCTCGTCAGGCTCTGTACCGCTGCTGTAGCTAAAGGTGCTGTGGGTGCTGAGTCTGTTGCTCTCGGTGCCTGATGACAAGAAAAAGcacagtgaaaataaaacacgTGATTTCAAGGTTCTCTGAGGTTAGTGCTTGTAGGGAATTATGTTCACAGAAATATAATTCTTCATGTACAACAAAGTtataaagacaagaaaaaaacatgatctATGGAGTACATTATAGTATGTACTAACATCTAAGGGGACAGATGGACATAAATAATGCCTgcaaaaagcagctgaacagcatAACAGAATCACCAGGGACATATAAATTTATCACACAGTTAAGAAGTTAACAAGTAACCTAATATTTTAACCCATAATCTgagttttcatattttattaagtaaataaattaaaatgttaagtCTTTTTGCTAACATACATGAGGCATAGTATTTAAGTatccatttttaattaaaacatttaaaatgggaTCTGAATTAAGACGTTtacacttttaaaaatgtgacactAATATCGTGTGTCTTATAACTGTGAGTGATGTATCGAATTTCTGTTTTGATTTAAATACTAATATTTAAATACTTTCAGCAAGGACCACTCTGTCTGGTCCCTCATTAAACACTGGATGATTAGTAACACTGTTGCCTAGTACCATCTATGTGAATATTTAACCACAACTAAAAGTGACGCACAGAAAACACTGGATGATCAGAACTGACGCTCATAGAGCCCTGCCACCTTGATCTTTGCTCTCCATCTTCAATGTGGAGGCAGAAAATCAAACTGCAAGCAGGGGTAAATGCGCTGAACTTCCCCAGTGACTTACATACGTGCATGATCTACATTTCTCCCACTGTGCGCGTAGTTGGAATCGTAAAGAAAGCCACACAAAGACGGACCAAGAGCTGAGAACCTACACGTCAATCCTTTTTGTTTAGTCCTTGACAATCATTAGTTTAAAATAAGCATTTGGACTCACTCGATGTGCTGGATGTGCTACCTGTCTTCCAGCTGCCTCTCTGGATGACCTGAGCCACTGGAGGTGGCGGAGCCGCCGCTCTGGGTGCCGACTCATACACGGCACACTCTAATGTCATACTGGAGCCCCAGTATAAGTTTCTCTGAAGGGGAGCACTTATCTCATATTCTAAGGGAAAAGACCAGATTAAAAAGATTAGCATTTCTGACAACAATGGGATGTTATTTTTCAGTATGTGCTGCTCACGAATGAATCATAACAGTATGATAACACTAATGCTGGCGGTATATACTGAAAGAGATCTGATTCCACAtgagaaaataaattattttaccaAGTTCCTttcctgtcttttctctctctttgtggcGCCTGGTGATGCTGTCCCGTAATTTCTTCAGATTTTcctcaaataaaagaaaaaggaaacacatgTTAGATTTATTGCTTGACCATCAATCAGCACCTGGAAGACCACAAAGTTTGTACTGTCGATCTACCTGCTGATAGCGTATGGAGTTCGCCCTCCGCTCATGATCAAACTGCCAAGCCTTGAACTCTTGGACAGCCTCATCCACAGTAATTTCTCCCACTTTTACCCTCTCCTGCAGAGATATGAGCTGCCTCTGCCCCGGGGTCTTCATCCCAGCGTAGGGGTCATAAGCAGGCACGGGGAGTTCTGCCACAGACAGGGCTGAATGGGAGGAAAATGATGTCATTTCATTGAAAAAAGGAAGTTTTAAAACACAGTGACATTTTACACTTTGTGTTATCATTTCATGAGCAGAAAAGGTTTGGAACACAGTTAAGAGTGAACACAGTATAAAGTAGAGACAAAATATTGTACGAGTCTTACTAAAGCTTTATGTATGATGATAATGAATTTTCTAcaacttttttgtattttaaattttaaatgtctttagATTTTCTGAAGTCAGTGTAAACAATGCAGATTCTaaataactgaaaacaaaaacaaaaataagaccTTTTTATGTATTGCTGACTATAGTTCAACAACAGTACTGTATTTTGATTCATggtgaccaaaccagcttaaacCTGGAGCCATAATCAGTGCACACGGCTAACCAGGGCATATCAGTAGAACAGCCTCAGTGCACATCGGCTAAGTTGCCCTGTAGTGTTACACTCCTGGCCTATATTGTGTTAACGTAAGATCATAAACTAAGCAGACAACAAAAGAAGATGTAATGATGAAATCACTGACatgttgacattaaaaatgctgtCCAGGCAGCACAGCAATGCACCGTTGCCTCACTGCAAACTTCTTGGTCAGCTCTGagtttacattttctttctatGCCTGTGTGAGCACCCTGTGCCTGTGGGTGCTCACAGACACATACGTGTTAAGGCAACTCTAAACTGGCTGTGAATGTGCAATGGACTTTTAACCTGGTGTTTGCACCAGTTTTCAACtccactttaatttttaacatttaaagttaAATCTCTAAATATGGAGCAGAAAACGAAGAGCTCTCGCACCGTAGGAAGTTCACACGGATATTTGTTCTCAGTCAGGTGCGTGGTCTGAGACCTAAAAATTCCCCTGACACACAGTTATCTGTAACCACAGAGTCAACTAGAAAGGTTACTGGTTTTGACCAGTGCGGTGGTATTAAAAGTCCCGTGTCTCACAACAGTATGCCATAGTGTTATATGAATGATGATAAAGAATCAAGgttaacagaaaataaaggcaTTTTGCAAAAGTGGTTTGCCAAATGAAACCATGAGTAATAGCTTTATACAactgaaaaaaaggagaaaacagaagCATAACAGACTGTGATAAATCAGTGAAATGATTTTCATTGTGATTTACCTCCATGATGTCCCGTTTCCTGTTCTTTGCTCTCGGCTGTACTTTTATCTGAAaatactgtcaaaaaaaaatttaagttaCTTAATTTTGACAGATtcatgatataaaaaaaaataaaatgtaaataaataaattgaactgCACCGTACCTCTAGAAATGTAGGTTGTAGACTTTTCGAGCTCAGTCTCAGTTTCAGGTCTGGGGATGGGGGCTGGTGGACGGTTCAGGACTACTGGTTTGTAGGTACTATTTTCATCCACCGTATCATAGATATCCTCCGGACAGATGTTGTATggatcttcctcttcctcaatTTCATCGAAGTTATTGTGTTCaactttttcctcttcctcacttTGAAGGGGTTCATTGTTCTCATTGACTTCAGTGGCATTTGGTTTTGCTGAAGGTCACAATGTAACCACATGAAACACACAATACCATACAGGACGCATTATTATTTAAggaaattatttaaaacttaTTCAAATGCATACCTTGAAAGAACTTCCTAAGCATAGCTTCCTCAGGGTTCTCATCTACTGCAGTCATCACCTCatcttgaaaaaaaataaacaatacagCGCCATCATCATCTGCTACTACCAGTTTTGCAGTATGCATTCTTGTCTATGTCACACTTACATAGATCCTCTGCACATTCAGGGTTGATCCCTAGCATTGACTCATATATATCTTCTGTGCAACCTGAGTACTTCATCATGATATCCTGAGACGAAGTTGACATCATCTCATATACCTCTGCACTCTCGTCTGTGTTGATAGTGTCCTCAAAGTGACACTTGAGCAAGTCTGCTGTCTCCTGGATTTGTTTAAATGCATAAGACAACCAGAAACTTAGTACGCTttgtaaaaatacaaagaactgaaaaactTTCTCCCTGGACTTACAAGAAATTCATCCATGAACTGTCTGAGATCATTAAATCCACTCTTCTCTGCTAGCGTGTTTGGGTAGTCTCCATTCTTGTTCATCACACTGTAAGCCTGCAGAGCTCCAGGACACTGAAGGAGAATGGTGGTCAGCTTCTTCAGGCCATACTTAGCAGCAAAGTGGAGTAAAGTAGGAAGCTCGTCGTTCCGCTGATCTGAAGcgcaaagaaaagcaaacagatAAAGCCAATTATATGGCAGCCGCTCTTAGTTTCTGTTCTTTTATCATACAGGATCAGTTTACAGCGCCTATTAATCTTTGAATTAAaggttttcagtcccattgccacaggtgtataaaaatcaAGCTTCTAGCTCACTTTACAAACatgtgtgaaagaatgggtcattctaaagagctcactgcaGGATGACATCcctgcaacaagtcagtttgagaaatttcttccatccatccatccatccatccatccatcttggTGGCAACTTACTGCTGCTCACCGCTCACACGCACTCAAGCAGCGGTGCGTTTCACACCTCCTGTGGCATTAAACTGTGCGCCAGGAGCTTCATGTTATAGGTTTCTCTGGGTGAGCAGCTCCTGTACATGTAATGTGTAGGCAGCCCAGCACTTTTGTCCATACAGTGTATGTAAACCAGTTTTTTGAGGTTGATTCCCCCAGAAAACATGAATACCAAACTCATAGGTTAACAAATCATGAGTTATACTTACATGTTGCCATATTGTCTTCCTCAATCTGTCTGATTCCAAACAGCTGAAGACCAGTTGCAGGTATCCTGGATTTTAATAAGTCAGACAGCATGCTGTCCAGTGATTCTGTTGCACTGGCTGTCAAGTTGAATGCCtggaagtaaagaaaaaaaaaaaaaagaaaaagatgcttaCATAAACTGCAACAATATTAATCTAGTAAAACAATGCTACTTAAAGTATAGCACAATGTCTCACCTGGCAGATGAAGTTCACAGGATCAGTAGCATTTTCAAGATACCGACTGACTTCTCCCATGCTGGTATAATACGTAACAGGAGTCAGGCTGACACATGATTGGCCAGTGTACATAGTGAGGAATACAATTCCAGCATGCATATCTAGatgaaaaaatttaaattaataattaaattgaTTAGAGAAGTTTAGGAGATCATGCATTCGACATAGATGTAAGTTTACTTCCTATAGATACTTGCCAGGTGCAGTAACACTTATAGTGTATTCATTCTCCACTGTGGCTGGCATCCTTTTTGCAGGtgcattttcagatgaaaactcCACCTCTGGCACTGACTGATCATCTACTTTGTCtttgaaaatgataaaaagtgTCTCCTGTTtctaaaaaaatggaaaagttGAATAAACTGTCATGTTAGTAATATTTTACTGATaccaaaacatttccttttgcaCCACTAAACACTAGAAGATCAATGTAAATAGCACATTgatgattactgattactgacCCCGCACAGAACTCTGTTCGGCTGAACAGTAAGACAGGTGAGGTGTGTGGATGAAGTCATTTCTTGGCTTGCTGAATTCACTGTGCTCACAGGCTCTTGATCCTCTGGGACATTTTCGTCTTGCTCTTCTGGCGCCACTTCCGGCTCCACTTCCTCTATTTGATCAGTGCTGGGATAGTCATCTGCAGTCGGTATGATGTACACATCTTCCAGGGCTGCAGCTGCTTCACTTTCACTCTCCACTTGTCTGcctttaaatgaaaaagaaatgtaatttattacaaaaatcTTTAGTTTCCCATAAAATTTCTACAAATAAAACCATTTTAATATAGTCTGTCTAGATCAAAGTTCCTTCTTCAGTTATTCGGAAAGTGTCGTTTAAGCACAACCTACTTTCTCACTTACTTATGAAGATAGTTTCTGTTTTATGTTACAACTTTCAAGGTATCCAACTCTAAAGATTTTGCTATCATCAAATACACTTTAACTTGCGCTTTAAGATTACTCTAAGTGAAAATTGTTAGTTCATTTGATATCCcgacaaaataaacattttttttgtgggcTCAGTAATAGAATTAATTATGTTTAATTTTGGGGTTTCTAATAGTCACAAACAGTTATGAAAACACTTTAACCTTCATTAATCTTCAGCACAAATGAGAACATTTTTACATACTGGCAATTATTGTTTCCAAAATGGTAGAAACATAAACAGCAGGCTCATCCTCAGCATGGAGTTTTCTCCAGCTTGGCCAGTCTTGGAAAATCTCTGTCAACATTTCATCCTCAGACACGCCACATAAAAACGCCACCACTCTGTGTGGAGGATAAAGAAGTCCCTGAAGTGCCTCCTGTAGTTCATGGTCACAGAGGATGTCAAGCAATAACCCTGAGAGGAGCAGCACGATGCACTtgcagctctggaaatattcaAAATTATATCCGTGCAGCTGATCGTCCGTGCTGATTGCGTACAGCAAAATggattttttgttaaattttcgAGAACTTTTCAAAATCTGCTGCAAATATGACGCCCACTCCTGTGCCTCAGTGGTGTGCAGAATTAACAGCTCGTAGGCTGAGAAGGATTCAGGATATGCTGAAAAAAAGGACACAAGACAGTGTGATTGTATGCACAACAGAAGTATTCAAACACTTTCCAAATTAGCTGTCCGAAGCATAAAACCTGCTGACCCAGCCTCACTGCGTAAAACGAATCACAGTCCTGCTCAAAATACAGTAATGACATGACACTGGTGATAGTATGTGTTGAGTTCCTTGTTGCAGCAGATTGTGTTTGTCGTGGAAATGCTCCACAACATACCAGCTGTCCAGCCGTGGAATGTCAAGGTGACTGTGGTTGGAGAATGAATGTCTGATCTGTTTGATATTTCACTGCAGAGCCAACAAGAAGTTGTGCAAACATTGCACTGTGTCAACACTGGTCAGAGTAATTTTGTTTGACTCATTACAGTGTTTAATCAGGTCAAGTTCACCTCTGTACACGTTAACTAGGAAAGAGCACCGATACAAGTATTCGCTTCATCGGCGTAGCTCACTAATGACAAGGCAGTGCGACCTACCATTGGTTTATTAAAAGGCCGATGAgataaatgatttaattttagATGTGCGACAAATTCTAAATGAATTCAAATCAACCACAGAGGACGTCTAAGACGCTTGCTTCCTCTTTTTCAAGCAGAGAAGATCATTTGACTTCAAAGTAAATTcgtaaattcagttcaatttaaacCAACACGTTATTTCAAAGTGAAACATCACAAATTGGTAACCTGTACTGTTAATATTAAAAGTTTTGGTACATCTTTAAACTTTAGCACTTGGAACtaactgggggaaaaaatgtatatatgacATGTCATATTACCAGTTCTTGAGACGGGTTCTTCCATGGTCGCGAAGCctcaaagtgaaaaagaaaaaaatcaccttaAAAGGATCATCATTTGCCCAAATGTTTCTGTTCAGTTGGCTTAGTTTACTGAAGCTCCTGTTCTCATCAACTGAAACTGCATTAGCTTTCACCAGCGATAGCTCTTTGCTCAGTGGTATTAATAGCAACACTTAGTTTcctgattttggtgacactgcCTTACTTCCTGAAGCAGTTGAAGAAGTGAGAAAATGCACCACTGTCATGACAGAATGTGCAACATGTCGACGGCTACATTCACTTTTGGCTGTTCTGTGTATATCTGTATATTATAAACAGCAAAATATTATGAAAGAAATACAGATGAAGATGTGGTGAATTATGGGGCGTGCACAAAAAGGACCACAGGGAAAAGTTTAACATATAACCTTTAATGTCTTTTATGTAGACAACACTTAAGATTTGATTCTGTTCTTGTTGTTCAAAAATACTgtacgcccacacacacacacacacacacacacacacacgcacgcacgcacccatgcacacgcacacacacacacacacacacacacacgcacacgcacccacccacacacacacacacacatgcacatcacCTGTCGTGAGCCACATCCTTCTTCCGTTTTTTCACTTCCTTAACAAGGTGCTGTTTAGAGTCAGAATGATGGTGTAAAACAAGTCACATAAATGAGCATGCTCGACTCAAAAAAGCAGCTAATGCTAAACATTTCTGAGCAGCAACACTTACTTCAAGGAACTACAGTAATTCTTGTGTTACGATTATTATGTATGAGACCAATGTGACAACTTCTGCAAAAAGCGATGCATGCCTTAAAATGTGTTGCTTTGTGATACAGTGACAGTTTAAAAGCAACACTGAACCTGAGACAGTGACTTTCTGAGGGCTTTCAGTGTTGTCTTCCTGATGAAAGAAGTGAGTCTAAACTTTATGATTCTTAAAAAAGTCTTACAAAGTTACTTGTGCGCTCAAATGCTGACGTACACGGAGCACAtgctcacacaggcacagaaaGCATATGACAAACTGAATCATGTGTATGGTGTAACTGTTACACAGTATGTGAAGTTCCAGTTTACTCAAATTtttcctctgaaaaaaaaaaaaaaaaaaaactgatagcAACAACATGATACCACACTGACACAGCCGCTAGAGGGCAGGATACACTAACTTAACATTAGTGAGTGCCACCATCCCCACCGACGGGCTCTCTATGGACAGCCAACAGAACAAAGCAGAGGGGGATCCACATAGATTTACACCAGTATAATAACAATCTTAAACATTAATATCACACTACAGACAATTCTGAAGCCCTAAGTTTCTTCAGCATTTGAAAGTTTGAACATTTGCAAGTTGGACCTAAACTGACTATTTTAAACATCAGGCGTTTCTTCTGATGTTAAATGATAAACTGATGTTTGATGATAAACTGTGGTGGACCACTCCATGACacctaaatactttttttaaacttcataacactttaaaaaattcattttttccCACTGGGAAAAGTTAAACCAATATAATGAAATCACAAAAATTGGAGCCATGTGAAAATAACTGTGAAAATGCGGCCACTTTTACACAGAGAGTGGttaaatatacaaattacagaGCAAATTTAAGagt
This is a stretch of genomic DNA from Archocentrus centrarchus isolate MPI-CPG fArcCen1 chromosome 15, fArcCen1, whole genome shotgun sequence. It encodes these proteins:
- the pik3ap1 gene encoding phosphoinositide 3-kinase adapter protein 1 is translated as MEEPVSRTAYPESFSAYELLILHTTEAQEWASYLQQILKSSRKFNKKSILLYAISTDDQLHGYNFEYFQSCKCIVLLLSGLLLDILCDHELQEALQGLLYPPHRVVAFLCGVSEDEMLTEIFQDWPSWRKLHAEDEPAVYVSTILETIIASRQVESESEAAAALEDVYIIPTADDYPSTDQIEEVEPEVAPEEQDENVPEDQEPVSTVNSASQEMTSSTHLTCLTVQPNRVLCGKQETLFIIFKDKVDDQSVPEVEFSSENAPAKRMPATVENEYTISVTAPDMHAGIVFLTMYTGQSCVSLTPVTYYTSMGEVSRYLENATDPVNFICQAFNLTASATESLDSMLSDLLKSRIPATGLQLFGIRQIEEDNMATYQRNDELPTLLHFAAKYGLKKLTTILLQCPGALQAYSVMNKNGDYPNTLAEKSGFNDLRQFMDEFLETADLLKCHFEDTINTDESAEVYEMMSTSSQDIMMKYSGCTEDIYESMLGINPECAEDLYEVMTAVDENPEEAMLRKFFQAKPNATEVNENNEPLQSEEEEKVEHNNFDEIEEEEDPYNICPEDIYDTVDENSTYKPVVLNRPPAPIPRPETETELEKSTTYISRVFSDKSTAESKEQETGHHGALSVAELPVPAYDPYAGMKTPGQRQLISLQERVKVGEITVDEAVQEFKAWQFDHERRANSIRYQQENLKKLRDSITRRHKEREKTGKELEYEISAPLQRNLYWGSSMTLECAVYESAPRAAAPPPPVAQVIQRGSWKTGSTSSTSSTESNRLSTHSTFSYSSGTEPDEDSIESLSAPPRPPRPVSAAPSIPPPRIPPRNPERVPEMVHERYISCPTRALPQRPSYRQTNAAPPVPRRYR